In Acidovorax sp. GBBC 1281, a single window of DNA contains:
- a CDS encoding anti-sigma factor codes for MTAPIPHPAVPEDLNLLAGEYVLGTLSAAARARVAQRLASDPALQRAVADWEARLLPLTGLAEPIAPPAQLWTRIDASLQAADGAQASAPAAHSHSPAASPAPRPAPARPSRNWWNHLGLWRGLAGSGFAMAAVLAAVLVTRVAPQAVPPQFMVVLVAPQDKAPGWVVQASSPSALQLIPLGVAEVPAGHALEFWTKADSWSGPVSLGLVQPGQSLQLALEKLPPLQPNQLFELTLEPPSGSPIGKPTGPIQYIGRAVKVL; via the coding sequence ATGACCGCGCCGATCCCCCATCCCGCCGTGCCCGAAGACCTGAACCTGCTGGCCGGCGAGTACGTGCTGGGCACATTGTCCGCCGCCGCCCGCGCCCGCGTGGCGCAGCGCCTGGCATCGGACCCGGCCCTGCAGCGCGCCGTGGCCGACTGGGAAGCGCGGCTGCTGCCGCTGACCGGGCTGGCCGAGCCGATCGCACCGCCGGCCCAGCTGTGGACGCGCATCGATGCCTCGCTGCAGGCCGCCGACGGCGCACAGGCCAGCGCGCCAGCCGCCCATTCCCATTCACCGGCCGCGTCACCAGCGCCCCGGCCGGCGCCGGCCCGGCCTTCCCGAAACTGGTGGAACCACCTGGGCCTGTGGCGCGGGCTGGCGGGCTCGGGCTTTGCCATGGCGGCCGTGCTGGCCGCGGTGCTGGTCACCCGCGTGGCGCCGCAGGCCGTGCCCCCGCAGTTCATGGTGGTGCTGGTGGCACCGCAGGACAAGGCGCCCGGCTGGGTCGTGCAGGCGAGTTCGCCCAGCGCGCTCCAGCTCATTCCGCTGGGCGTGGCCGAAGTGCCCGCGGGCCACGCGCTGGAATTCTGGACCAAGGCCGACAGCTGGAGCGGGCCGGTCTCGCTGGGACTGGTCCAGCCCGGCCAGTCATTGCAGCTGGCGCTGGAAAAGCTGCCGCCGCTGCAGCCCAACCAGTTGTTTGAGCTGACGCTGGAGCCCCCGAGCGGCTCGCCCATCGGCAAGCCCACCGGCCCGATCCAGTACATCGGCCGGGCGGTGAAGGTGCTGTGA
- a CDS encoding ABC transporter permease: MSTAPHPSPATPARPATPSIWRAPELSARWWPVFLRNLLVWRKLAIPSLVGNIAEPLMWLVAFGYGMGALVGQVNVGGTQVPYILFLASGSICMSAMNAASFEALYSAFSRMHVQKTWDGIMNAPVSLDNVVLAEMLWAAFKAVFTVTAILGVMLALKISHSPKLLVAWPVLLFVGVMFSSIALIFNALAKGYDFFTYYFTLVLTPMMFLSGVFFPREQLPAVVRHVSDWLPLANAVELVRPLFMDQWPAHPLRHGLVLVVTTVVAFWTALALTRKRFQA, from the coding sequence ATGTCCACCGCCCCCCACCCCAGCCCCGCCACGCCGGCCCGACCGGCCACCCCCTCGATCTGGCGCGCGCCCGAGCTGTCCGCCCGCTGGTGGCCCGTCTTCCTGCGCAACCTGCTGGTGTGGCGCAAGCTGGCCATCCCCAGCCTGGTGGGCAACATCGCCGAGCCGCTGATGTGGCTGGTCGCCTTCGGGTACGGCATGGGCGCGCTGGTGGGCCAGGTGAACGTGGGGGGCACGCAGGTGCCCTATATCCTGTTCCTGGCGAGCGGCTCCATCTGCATGAGCGCCATGAACGCGGCCAGCTTCGAGGCGCTGTACTCGGCCTTCTCGCGCATGCACGTGCAAAAGACCTGGGACGGGATCATGAACGCGCCGGTCAGCCTGGACAACGTGGTGCTGGCCGAGATGCTGTGGGCCGCCTTCAAGGCCGTGTTCACCGTCACCGCCATCCTGGGCGTGATGCTGGCGCTGAAGATCAGCCACAGCCCCAAGCTGCTCGTGGCCTGGCCCGTGCTGCTGTTCGTGGGGGTGATGTTCTCCAGCATCGCGCTGATCTTCAACGCGCTGGCCAAGGGCTACGACTTCTTCACCTATTACTTCACCCTGGTGCTCACGCCGATGATGTTCCTGTCGGGCGTGTTCTTCCCGCGCGAGCAGTTGCCCGCCGTGGTGCGCCATGTGTCCGACTGGCTGCCGCTGGCCAACGCGGTGGAGCTGGTGCGCCCGCTGTTCATGGACCAGTGGCCCGCGCACCCGCTGCGCCACGGCCTGGTGCTGGTGGTCACCACGGTGGTAGCGTTCTGGACGGCGCTGGCGCTCACGCGCAAGCGGTTCCAGGCCTGA